A portion of the uncultured Bacteroides sp. genome contains these proteins:
- a CDS encoding DUF4373 domain-containing protein → MMNDQYFRLEANVMSDDRIYALLEELGIQGFGIYMALLIELRQKDNYVCAISSLKSLARKWDASEELIKRVLQEFGLFHFKDANGICVEFGNATSFCSSYLDRVMVALERRRRTNSVNGKKRRPSVAEKRGS, encoded by the coding sequence ATGATGAACGATCAGTATTTCCGGCTGGAGGCGAACGTGATGAGCGATGACCGTATCTATGCGTTGCTTGAGGAACTGGGTATTCAGGGCTTCGGCATTTACATGGCTTTGCTCATCGAGCTTCGTCAAAAGGATAATTATGTTTGCGCCATCTCCAGCCTTAAGAGTTTGGCGCGTAAGTGGGACGCTAGTGAAGAGCTCATAAAGAGGGTGTTACAAGAATTCGGTTTGTTTCATTTCAAGGATGCGAATGGGATTTGTGTGGAGTTTGGCAATGCTACTTCTTTTTGCTCCTCTTATTTGGATAGGGTGATGGTGGCATTGGAGAGACGCAGGCGAACCAACTCTGTGAATGGAAAAAAAAGGAGGCCGTCCGTCGCTGAAAAAAGAGGAAGCTGA
- a CDS encoding DnaB-like helicase C-terminal domain-containing protein, translating to MHNFRKLGIETNGRTSGRIKTFCPKCHDSRKNKRDKSLSVDITTGLFNCHYCGWKGTAAERPAADDHSFAAVPDHFRRPTFDVSDTTLPEKEARWFVETRRIPQSVLKAMGVTARMEMMPQTGHKEHCVCFNYFERGELINTKFRDGAKNFKMVAGAELIPYNIDGIRGTAECIITEGEIDALSFAAIGRTDVVSVPSGANRNLTWLDRFVESHFEDKVVIYIAVDNDPKGLDLRAELIRRLGAERCRVVSYGPECKDANEHLVKYGVESLRIALQQAPEIPLEGVFTADDVQEDLRTLFENGLERGADTGLENFDRCCTFELKRLCVITGVPGSGKSEFADELVLRLCLRHEWRVAYFSPENMPLPYHLRKLSEKLTGCHFKQGFMAESLYQRSVRFLNDNVASILPEDDYTASNILSKARQLVRRRGIRILVIDPFNRLEHQIPAGQTETQYISSFIDQLSNFAQRNDCLVILVAHPRKMNREPGSKKDPVPTLYDINGSAAFVNKCDFGLVIERDRDAGLTRIHVSKVKFRHLGDNGDPTFIYNTVNGRYTPCEENPDAGIESQRITDVKFDNASWLKQEEAVQGEILME from the coding sequence ATGCATAATTTTCGAAAATTAGGAATAGAAACGAACGGCCGCACCAGCGGAAGAATCAAAACTTTCTGCCCGAAATGTCACGACAGCCGAAAAAACAAACGGGATAAATCGCTTAGTGTGGATATCACTACGGGCTTGTTCAACTGCCATTATTGTGGTTGGAAGGGTACGGCAGCCGAACGCCCTGCGGCTGATGATCATTCTTTTGCCGCTGTGCCCGACCATTTTCGTCGCCCCACGTTCGATGTTTCCGACACCACTTTGCCTGAGAAGGAAGCCCGTTGGTTTGTCGAAACCCGTCGCATTCCGCAGAGTGTGCTCAAGGCGATGGGCGTCACCGCACGAATGGAGATGATGCCGCAGACGGGGCACAAGGAGCATTGCGTCTGCTTCAACTATTTTGAGCGGGGAGAGTTGATCAATACCAAGTTTCGCGACGGGGCCAAGAACTTCAAAATGGTGGCGGGAGCAGAGCTGATTCCGTACAATATTGATGGCATTCGTGGCACAGCAGAGTGCATCATCACCGAGGGGGAGATAGATGCATTGTCGTTCGCTGCCATCGGACGAACGGATGTGGTGAGCGTGCCGAGTGGAGCCAATCGCAACCTCACGTGGCTGGACCGTTTTGTTGAATCGCACTTTGAGGACAAGGTTGTTATCTACATTGCTGTAGATAATGATCCCAAAGGTTTGGACCTGCGTGCCGAATTGATACGTCGTCTGGGCGCAGAGCGTTGCCGTGTGGTGAGCTATGGTCCCGAGTGCAAAGATGCCAACGAACATCTGGTGAAATATGGTGTAGAAAGCCTGCGCATCGCTCTTCAGCAGGCACCAGAGATTCCTCTTGAAGGAGTGTTTACGGCAGATGATGTGCAGGAAGATTTGCGCACGCTCTTTGAAAACGGACTCGAAAGAGGAGCAGACACAGGACTGGAGAATTTCGACCGTTGTTGCACCTTTGAGCTCAAGCGCCTCTGCGTCATCACGGGTGTACCCGGTAGCGGCAAGTCCGAATTTGCTGATGAGTTGGTCCTTCGCCTCTGCCTCCGTCATGAGTGGCGTGTGGCCTATTTCAGTCCCGAAAACATGCCCTTACCCTATCACCTGCGCAAACTCTCCGAGAAGCTCACCGGATGCCACTTCAAACAAGGATTCATGGCCGAATCGCTCTATCAGCGCTCCGTACGTTTTCTGAATGATAACGTGGCTTCCATCTTGCCCGAAGATGATTATACAGCCTCCAACATCCTCTCTAAAGCCCGCCAACTGGTACGCAGGAGAGGCATCCGCATTCTGGTCATCGACCCGTTCAACCGTTTGGAACATCAGATTCCCGCCGGTCAAACCGAGACGCAGTACATCAGCTCCTTCATCGACCAGCTCTCCAATTTTGCCCAACGCAACGACTGCCTCGTGATACTCGTGGCCCATCCCCGCAAGATGAATCGTGAGCCCGGTTCGAAGAAAGACCCAGTACCCACGCTGTACGACATCAACGGCTCGGCCGCTTTCGTGAACAAGTGCGATTTCGGTTTGGTGATAGAGCGTGATCGCGACGCCGGTCTTACCCGCATACACGTCAGTAAAGTGAAGTTCCGCCATCTGGGAGATAACGGTGACCCAACGTTTATTTACAACACCGTGAACGGTCGCTACACCCCCTGTGAGGAGAATCCCGATGCCG